The proteins below come from a single Anderseniella sp. Alg231-50 genomic window:
- a CDS encoding serine hydrolase: MPLQTSSPAQCGLDAARLTRIDDWMQRYVDGGRFPFAATLIARKGRVAWEGHTGYSDVEAKTAYTPDTLARMYSMTKPVTSTAFMMLYEQGLVHLDDPVSMFIPEFADTKVLVSGAESLDQTEPLHAPMTVHNLLTHTSGLTYGFNQDLLSETYGANRLDFGQRAGGLAETAVRLAETPLLFQPGSRWHYSVATDVVGRIVEVVSGKTLDRFFADNILEPLEMHDTSFVVPSSKMGRLGPCYAYDPEGGMPVFPTGFGEGEVDTMSGGGGLISTGRDYLRFAEMLRRGGALGDVRLLSRHTLSLMTSNHLPGGVDLATLGPSAWCETSFSGVGFGLGFAISLNPAQSMLSASAGDFSWGGMASTYFWCDPKEELSVVFLTQLLPSSTWPSRKELRALVYQAIVD; the protein is encoded by the coding sequence ATGCCCTTACAAACATCATCTCCTGCCCAGTGCGGCCTCGACGCTGCCCGTCTCACCCGAATTGACGACTGGATGCAGCGCTATGTCGATGGCGGCAGGTTTCCGTTTGCCGCGACCCTGATCGCCCGCAAGGGCCGGGTGGCCTGGGAAGGCCATACCGGGTACTCGGACGTGGAGGCCAAGACCGCTTACACACCCGACACGCTGGCGCGCATGTATTCAATGACCAAGCCTGTGACGTCGACGGCGTTCATGATGTTGTATGAACAAGGGCTGGTTCACCTGGATGACCCGGTGTCGATGTTCATCCCGGAGTTTGCAGATACCAAGGTGCTCGTGTCCGGTGCCGAGAGCCTTGATCAGACCGAACCGCTGCACGCTCCGATGACGGTACACAACCTGTTGACGCACACGTCGGGGCTCACCTACGGCTTCAACCAGGACCTTTTGTCCGAGACCTACGGTGCCAACCGGCTGGATTTCGGACAACGTGCCGGCGGGCTTGCAGAGACCGCTGTGCGGCTGGCTGAAACACCGCTGCTGTTTCAGCCCGGGTCACGCTGGCATTACTCGGTTGCCACGGATGTAGTCGGGCGAATTGTGGAAGTGGTCTCCGGCAAGACGCTGGACCGGTTTTTTGCAGACAATATTCTCGAGCCCCTCGAGATGCACGACACGTCGTTTGTCGTGCCGTCATCAAAAATGGGCCGGTTGGGGCCATGCTATGCATATGACCCCGAGGGCGGCATGCCGGTGTTTCCCACCGGGTTCGGCGAGGGTGAGGTGGACACCATGTCCGGCGGCGGGGGATTGATATCAACCGGCCGCGACTATCTGCGGTTTGCCGAGATGCTGCGGCGCGGCGGCGCGCTTGGCGATGTGCGCCTGCTGAGCCGGCATACCCTGTCTCTGATGACGTCAAACCACCTTCCCGGCGGTGTCGACCTGGCAACGCTTGGCCCCAGTGCGTGGTGCGAGACATCGTTCAGCGGTGTTGGCTTCGGCCTGGGCTTTGCCATCAGCCTCAATCCGGCACAATCGATGCTGTCGGCCAGTGCCGGCGATTTTTCCTGGGGCGGCATGGCCAGCACGTATTTCTGGTGCGACCCGAAAGAGGAACTGTCGGTGGTGTTCCTGACCCAGCTGCTGCCGTCGAGCACCTGGCCGAGCCGCAAGGAATTGCGGGCGCTGGTCTATCAGGCAATCGTGGACTGA
- a CDS encoding acyl-CoA dehydrogenase family protein, translated as MSVFDLPTPAWMAEDHEMLVEQAGRFFEAEVAPRYDDFEKAGVFDRDIWKQAGAAGLLCAAVPEEFGGPGGDFGHEAIITYQTNLHGCDGFGGPLHSAIVAPYIQHYGSDEQKKRWLPKMATGDYIAAIAMTEPGAGSDLQGVKTTAKRDGNHYVINGSKTFITNGQLANLILVVTKTDPSAGAKGTSLFVVETDKVDGFRRGRNLDKVGMKSNDTSELFFDDVRVPADALLGPEEGQGFVQLMQQLPQERLLIAVYAVARIERALRETLDYVKQRKAFGKSVIDFQNSQFVLAECKTEATIAKVFVDNCIERHINGGLDATTASMAKYWLTDLQCKIIDRCLQLHGGYGYMDEYPISRMYRDARVERIYGGSNEIMKVLIARSL; from the coding sequence ATGAGTGTTTTTGATCTGCCCACACCGGCCTGGATGGCCGAAGACCATGAAATGCTTGTAGAGCAGGCAGGCAGGTTCTTCGAAGCCGAAGTGGCTCCACGTTATGATGATTTCGAAAAGGCCGGCGTATTTGATCGCGACATTTGGAAACAGGCCGGCGCTGCAGGTCTGCTATGTGCCGCGGTGCCTGAAGAATTTGGCGGACCGGGTGGGGATTTCGGTCATGAGGCGATTATTACCTATCAGACAAACCTGCATGGTTGCGACGGTTTCGGCGGACCCTTGCACTCGGCAATTGTTGCTCCATACATCCAGCACTATGGTTCCGACGAGCAGAAGAAACGCTGGCTGCCCAAAATGGCGACCGGCGACTACATCGCGGCGATTGCCATGACGGAGCCGGGAGCCGGTTCCGACCTGCAAGGCGTGAAGACAACCGCAAAGCGGGATGGAAATCATTATGTGATCAATGGCTCAAAAACCTTCATCACCAATGGCCAACTGGCCAATCTGATACTGGTCGTAACCAAGACCGACCCGTCGGCTGGCGCCAAAGGCACGTCGCTGTTTGTTGTCGAGACCGACAAGGTGGACGGCTTCAGGCGCGGACGGAACCTCGACAAGGTGGGTATGAAATCAAATGACACATCGGAGTTGTTTTTCGATGATGTTCGAGTGCCGGCAGATGCACTTCTGGGCCCGGAGGAGGGCCAGGGGTTTGTGCAGCTCATGCAGCAGCTTCCCCAGGAACGGTTGCTGATTGCGGTTTACGCCGTTGCCCGGATTGAGCGCGCGTTGCGCGAAACCCTGGATTATGTCAAGCAGCGCAAGGCATTCGGCAAGTCTGTCATTGACTTCCAGAACTCCCAGTTCGTGCTTGCCGAGTGCAAGACCGAAGCAACCATCGCCAAGGTATTCGTCGATAACTGCATTGAACGCCACATCAATGGCGGTCTCGATGCAACCACCGCCTCGATGGCGAAATACTGGCTTACCGATCTCCAGTGCAAGATCATCGACAGATGCCTGCAACTGCATGGTGGCTATGGTTACATGGATGAATACCCGATTTCGCGCATGTATCGCGACGCCCGTGTCGAGCGGATATACGGCGGATCGAACGAGATCATGAAAGTGCTGATTGCGCGTTCCCTGTAG
- a CDS encoding MerR family transcriptional regulator — translation MVVKSGEHENRDRTYSITELCKEFEVTPRTLRFYEQKGLLSPARRGWTRLFSYRDRARLKLILRGKKVGFSLEEIKELLDLYSLRDGQLTQLRVASTKMRERLDALQVQRVELDEAILDLQRTVEIVDGMLKERTEGNAVKAKAG, via the coding sequence ATGGTTGTTAAATCGGGGGAACATGAAAACCGGGATCGCACATATTCGATTACTGAATTGTGCAAAGAGTTCGAAGTGACACCGCGAACCCTGCGTTTTTATGAACAAAAGGGCTTGCTCAGCCCGGCGCGACGCGGCTGGACGAGATTGTTCTCATACCGCGACCGGGCTCGGCTGAAGCTGATCCTGCGCGGCAAGAAGGTCGGGTTTTCGCTTGAGGAAATCAAGGAACTGCTGGACCTTTACAGCTTGCGTGATGGTCAGTTGACCCAGCTTCGGGTAGCTTCGACCAAAATGCGTGAACGTCTGGACGCACTCCAGGTACAGCGTGTTGAGCTTGACGAAGCGATACTCGATCTTCAGCGCACCGTTGAGATTGTCGACGGAATGTTGAAAGAGCGCACTGAAGGTAATGCGGTCAAGGCAAAAGCCGGCTGA